Proteins encoded by one window of Orbaceae bacterium BiB:
- the mobA gene encoding molybdenum cofactor guanylyltransferase MobA, with the protein MLKPITAIILAGGKSSRMNGDDKGLLLLKNKPLYCHVIDKIRPQVADIIINTNRHVELYQQSHYPVISDELTGFLGPLAGIYSGLMKSKTDWNLIVSCDTPFLPADLLLRLQSKIAHHMAAYVFDGEKSHPTILLIHRKVAEKIRIYLMQGDRKLLLFLQSIDAISVDFSDEKQSFININTPKELDNWNQL; encoded by the coding sequence ATGTTAAAGCCGATAACAGCAATAATCCTTGCAGGTGGAAAAAGTTCTAGAATGAATGGTGATGATAAAGGGCTATTATTATTAAAAAATAAGCCATTATATTGTCACGTTATTGATAAAATTAGACCACAAGTCGCTGATATCATTATTAATACAAATCGCCATGTTGAATTATATCAACAGTCACATTATCCGGTTATTAGTGATGAATTAACTGGGTTTTTAGGACCATTGGCTGGGATCTATTCTGGACTAATGAAAAGTAAAACGGATTGGAATTTAATTGTTAGTTGTGATACCCCTTTTTTACCAGCGGATCTACTTTTACGTTTACAAAGTAAAATAGCCCATCATATGGCTGCTTATGTTTTTGATGGTGAAAAATCACACCCAACAATTTTACTCATTCATCGTAAAGTAGCTGAAAAAATTCGAATATATTTGATGCAAGGTGATCGAAAATTATTACTATTTTTACAGAGTATTGATGCCATAAGCGTCGATTTTTCAGATGAAAAACAATCATTTATTAATATTAACACACCAAAAGAGTTAGATAATTGGAATCAATTATGA
- the mobB gene encoding molybdopterin-guanine dinucleotide biosynthesis protein B, producing the protein MTKIIGICGYSGSGKTTLLKKLIAELKVLNIRLAVIKHSHHNMDIDIPGKDSYELRKAGAEQIIVASDYRWAMVTETPINPPNLLTLTNQFSDVELVLVEGFKEEAIPKIICYREETGKALFYDQHTIAIVSDTALDIDIPVMDINDIGTVANFIKNRLISE; encoded by the coding sequence ATGACCAAAATAATTGGTATTTGTGGCTATAGCGGTAGTGGTAAAACAACATTACTCAAAAAATTAATTGCCGAATTAAAAGTACTCAATATACGCTTGGCTGTGATCAAACATAGCCATCATAATATGGATATTGATATTCCTGGTAAAGATAGTTACGAGCTAAGAAAAGCTGGCGCTGAGCAGATCATTGTTGCGAGCGATTATCGTTGGGCTATGGTTACTGAAACACCAATAAATCCGCCAAATTTACTAACACTTACTAATCAATTTAGTGATGTTGAATTAGTTTTAGTTGAAGGTTTTAAGGAAGAAGCTATACCGAAAATAATTTGTTATAGAGAAGAGACCGGTAAAGCGCTGTTTTATGATCAACATACTATCGCTATTGTTTCTGATACGGCATTAGATATTGATATTCCAGTGATGGATATTAATGATATTGGAACAGTTGCTAATTTTATAAAAAATAGGTTAATTAGTGAATAA
- the cobB gene encoding NAD-dependent protein deacylase yields the protein MNPLKIVILTGAGISAESGLSTFRAQNGLWEGHNVDDVATYEGYQRDPLAVHSFYNMLRKKLHDPSVQPNSAHYALAELESKLGSENVTIITQNVDNLHEKAGSKNIIHMHGELLKTRDEQTGEVFYCDEDIDYQKNHNIRPHIVWFGEIPLYMDEIYDHLMNADYFISIGTSGHVYPAAGFVQIANQAGAKTVELNLEPSLKQSEFQVTIYGPASKIVPEFIKRFE from the coding sequence ATGAATCCTTTAAAAATAGTTATACTCACTGGTGCAGGAATATCTGCAGAGTCTGGCTTATCCACATTCCGAGCTCAAAATGGATTATGGGAAGGTCACAATGTCGATGATGTGGCAACTTATGAAGGTTATCAACGAGATCCGCTTGCCGTACACAGTTTTTACAACATGCTACGAAAAAAATTACATGATCCAAGTGTGCAACCGAATTCTGCCCACTATGCATTAGCTGAACTCGAAAGTAAATTAGGAAGTGAAAACGTAACTATTATTACTCAAAATGTGGATAATTTACACGAAAAGGCAGGTTCTAAAAATATTATCCACATGCATGGTGAATTACTGAAAACACGTGATGAACAAACAGGTGAAGTATTTTACTGCGATGAAGATATTGATTATCAAAAAAACCACAATATTCGCCCTCATATTGTTTGGTTTGGTGAAATACCACTCTATATGGATGAAATTTATGATCACTTAATGAATGCTGATTATTTCATATCAATAGGGACTTCAGGTCATGTTTATCCTGCTGCAGGATTTGTACAAATAGCGAATCAAGCCGGTGCAAAAACCGTTGAACTGAATTTAGAACCATCATTAAAACAGAGTGAATTTCAGGTAACAATTTATGGACCAGCAAGTAAAATTGTCCCTGAATTTATTAAGCGTTTTGAATAA
- the typA gene encoding translational GTPase TypA: protein MIENLRNIAIIAHVDHGKTTLVDKLLKQSGTLGETRGEDAERVMDSNAIEKERGITILAKNTAINWNDYRINIVDTPGHADFGGEVERVMSMVDSVLLLVDAMDGPMPQTRFVTQKAFAYGLKPIVVINKVDRPGARPDWVVDQVFDLFVNLGATDEQLDFPIIYASALMGIAGLDHEVMAPDMTPLFEAIVKHVEPPKVDLDGPFQMQISQLDYNNYVGVIGIGRIKRGRIKPNQQVTIIDSEGKRRNGKVGQVLGHLGLQRYEADVAEAGDIIAITGLGELGISDTICDVNTVEALPALTVDEPTVTMFFNVNNSPFAGKEGKFVTSRQILERLKKELVHNVALRVEETPDPDAFRVSGRGELHLSVLIENMRREGYELGVSRPKVIFREVDGKRQEPFEQVTLDIEEQHQGSVMEALGLRKGDLTNMLPDSKGRVRLDYIIPSRGLIGFRTEFMTMTSGTGLLYSTFDHYDDVRPGEIGQRNNGVLISNGTGKALAYALYSLQDRGKLFIGHGTEVYEGQIIGIHTRSNDLTVNCLTGKKLTNMRASGTDEATTLSPPIKMSLEQSLEFIDDDELVEVTPLSIRLRKRHLTENDRKRAFRGGSKD, encoded by the coding sequence GTGATTGAAAATTTAAGAAATATTGCCATTATTGCGCACGTTGACCATGGAAAAACAACATTGGTTGATAAATTGCTCAAACAATCTGGAACTCTTGGTGAAACTCGAGGCGAAGATGCTGAGCGTGTAATGGACTCTAATGCGATTGAAAAAGAGCGTGGTATTACCATTTTGGCAAAAAATACCGCTATTAATTGGAATGATTACCGTATTAATATCGTTGATACCCCGGGACATGCTGATTTTGGTGGTGAAGTTGAACGTGTTATGTCAATGGTTGACTCTGTATTGCTATTAGTTGATGCAATGGATGGTCCAATGCCACAAACTCGTTTCGTAACACAAAAAGCATTTGCTTATGGTTTAAAACCAATTGTTGTTATTAATAAAGTTGACCGTCCGGGTGCTCGACCTGACTGGGTTGTTGACCAAGTTTTTGATCTATTTGTTAACCTTGGTGCGACTGATGAACAATTAGATTTCCCTATTATTTATGCTTCAGCATTAATGGGAATCGCTGGCCTTGATCATGAAGTGATGGCGCCAGATATGACTCCATTATTTGAAGCGATTGTTAAGCATGTTGAGCCACCTAAAGTTGATCTAGATGGTCCATTCCAAATGCAAATTTCACAACTAGATTATAATAACTATGTTGGTGTTATTGGTATCGGTCGTATTAAACGTGGTCGTATTAAACCAAATCAACAAGTTACTATCATTGATAGTGAAGGTAAACGACGTAATGGTAAAGTTGGTCAAGTATTAGGTCATTTAGGTTTACAACGTTATGAAGCGGATGTTGCTGAAGCTGGCGACATTATTGCTATCACAGGTCTTGGTGAATTAGGTATTTCTGACACCATTTGTGATGTGAATACTGTTGAAGCTTTACCTGCATTAACGGTTGATGAACCAACTGTTACCATGTTCTTTAACGTTAATAACTCTCCTTTTGCTGGTAAAGAAGGTAAGTTTGTTACTTCTCGTCAAATTTTAGAACGTTTGAAAAAAGAACTTGTACATAACGTTGCTTTACGTGTTGAAGAAACCCCAGATCCTGATGCATTCCGTGTTTCTGGTCGTGGTGAACTTCACTTATCAGTTCTGATTGAAAATATGCGTCGTGAAGGTTATGAATTAGGTGTTTCAAGACCGAAAGTTATCTTTAGAGAAGTTGATGGTAAACGTCAAGAACCATTTGAACAAGTTACTTTAGATATTGAAGAACAACACCAAGGTTCTGTAATGGAAGCATTGGGTTTACGTAAAGGTGATTTAACTAATATGTTACCTGATAGTAAAGGCCGTGTTCGTTTAGACTATATCATTCCTAGCCGTGGCTTAATTGGTTTTAGAACTGAATTTATGACAATGACATCTGGAACAGGTTTACTATATTCTACATTTGATCATTATGATGATGTTCGTCCGGGTGAAATTGGTCAACGTAATAATGGTGTACTTATCTCTAATGGTACAGGTAAAGCATTAGCTTATGCACTTTACAGCTTACAAGATCGTGGTAAGTTATTTATTGGTCATGGTACTGAAGTATATGAAGGCCAAATTATTGGTATTCATACTCGTTCAAATGATTTAACCGTTAACTGTTTAACTGGTAAAAAATTAACTAATATGCGAGCATCTGGTACAGATGAAGCAACAACCTTATCACCACCAATTAAAATGTCTTTAGAACAGTCTCTAGAATTTATTGATGATGATGAATTAGTTGAAGTAACACCACTTTCTATTCGTTTACGTAAACGTCATTTAACTGAAAATGATCGTAAACGCGCATTTAGAGGTGGTAGCAAAGATTAA
- a CDS encoding DsbA family protein codes for MMIKKFFVTLAVILFSFSVFAEEAQVNSQLPKIEEGKQYITLAKFPSPEKEVVEIFSFNCPSCFRIDTEFKIGEKIKNNLPEGVKFKKYSLNSFGPLAMELSEAWAIANVLGIQNDFAIDIYNGIQRDKTVKTADDIKGVFANLGVDSDKYESMKNNFLVKEFITQQEQATKELQPASIPSFYVNGKYLINARGLDQTSADSSIKDYSRVTNYLVELK; via the coding sequence ATGATGATTAAAAAGTTTTTTGTCACCTTAGCTGTAATTCTTTTTTCATTTTCTGTTTTTGCTGAGGAAGCACAAGTTAATAGCCAATTACCTAAAATTGAAGAAGGGAAACAGTATATCACGTTAGCTAAATTTCCTTCCCCTGAAAAAGAAGTTGTTGAAATTTTCTCATTTAATTGCCCTAGCTGTTTCCGTATTGATACCGAATTTAAAATTGGTGAAAAAATCAAAAATAACTTACCTGAAGGCGTTAAATTCAAAAAATATAGTTTAAATTCTTTTGGGCCATTAGCAATGGAGTTATCTGAAGCATGGGCTATCGCTAATGTATTAGGGATCCAAAATGATTTTGCAATAGATATCTATAATGGTATTCAGCGTGATAAAACCGTAAAAACAGCTGATGATATTAAAGGTGTATTTGCTAATTTAGGTGTTGATAGCGATAAATATGAAAGTATGAAAAATAACTTTTTAGTTAAAGAGTTTATTACTCAACAAGAACAAGCAACTAAAGAGTTACAGCCTGCTTCAATTCCCAGTTTTTATGTTAATGGTAAATATTTAATCAATGCTCGAGGATTAGATCAAACCTCAGCGGATTCTTCAATAAAAGATTATTCAAGAGTCACTAATTATCTTGTAGAATTAAAATAA
- the polA gene encoding DNA polymerase I, giving the protein MTDQKPIILIDGSSYLYRAFFATPSLTNQKGEPTGAIYGVTNMIRSLINQYNPSHIAVVFDAKGGSFRNDIYSEYKATREAMPEDLRVQIEPIHTILKAMGLPLLCVEGVEADDVIGTLAKQAEADNLPVLISTGDKDMAQLVSDKITLINTMNNVILDPEGVNKKFGVPPTKIIDYLALMGDSSDNIPGVPGVGEKTTTSLLTEFAGLDELYNNLDSIEKLPIRGAKSIKQKLIDNEKEARLSYLLATIKTDVPLNFSNEQLKPELANIEKLKELFEYQGFNRWLTDLKNNTFFKVNEAQINQQQANNDAENSSQKSAESEEKQYETILTSEQLDNWVQKLMNCKLFAFDTETNSIDHFHAQLVGISLCITANQACYIPIHHYYLGVPKQLSIDEIIEKLKPIFEDDKIKKIGQNVKFDYSVLANYGITVKGIAFDTMLESYVLNSNDRHDMDSMAMKYLNHKTITYDELTKIDRKKITIDMVDIEKTALYASEDADITKQLNDTLWPRLEKEERLKNLFQNIEMPLAIILANMERMGVLIDEKQLNHYSKELKIKLDQLEKQIHDLAGEVFNIASPKQLQVILFEKNQLPIIKKTPKGDPSTNEEVLSELASDYELPRLILEYRGLAKLKNTYTDKLPLMISEKDGRIHTNYNQIGTVTGRLSSNDPNLQNIPVRNEEGRKIRQAFIAPKGYKIVSADYSQIELRIMAHLSQDKNLLEAFANDKDIHRFTASEILSKNEHEVTSEERRRAKAVNFGLIYGMSAFGLSRQINIPRNEAKFYIDRYFERYPSVEQYMENTRLLAAEKGYVETLSGRRLYLPKIKSSNGIEKRAAERAAINAPMQGTAADIIKTAMIEMSKFIQTQDDKIKMVMQVHDELVFEVKEEHIETMVKQIKAIMENCYKLDIPLKVDVGIGDNWDQAH; this is encoded by the coding sequence ATGACAGATCAAAAACCAATTATCCTGATTGATGGTTCATCATATCTTTATCGAGCTTTTTTTGCTACACCATCACTAACCAACCAAAAAGGTGAACCAACCGGCGCAATTTATGGCGTAACAAATATGATTAGAAGTTTAATTAATCAATATAATCCTAGCCATATTGCTGTTGTTTTCGATGCTAAAGGTGGCTCATTTAGAAACGATATCTATAGTGAATATAAAGCCACTCGTGAAGCGATGCCAGAAGATTTAAGAGTACAAATAGAGCCTATTCACACGATATTAAAGGCCATGGGATTACCTTTACTTTGCGTAGAAGGTGTTGAGGCTGATGATGTGATAGGAACGCTAGCCAAACAAGCTGAAGCTGATAATTTGCCAGTTCTAATTAGTACTGGTGATAAAGATATGGCTCAGTTAGTGTCGGATAAAATAACCTTAATTAATACGATGAATAACGTTATCTTAGACCCAGAAGGTGTAAATAAAAAATTTGGCGTACCACCAACTAAAATTATCGACTATTTAGCGCTGATGGGGGATAGTTCAGATAATATTCCAGGCGTACCTGGGGTTGGGGAAAAAACCACTACCAGTTTATTAACTGAATTTGCAGGACTCGATGAACTTTATAATAATTTAGATAGTATTGAAAAATTACCTATTCGTGGGGCTAAATCAATTAAACAAAAACTGATTGATAATGAAAAAGAAGCTCGGTTATCTTATTTGTTAGCCACAATAAAGACAGATGTTCCGCTTAATTTTAGTAATGAACAATTGAAACCCGAGCTTGCAAATATAGAGAAATTAAAAGAATTATTTGAATATCAAGGTTTTAATCGCTGGCTAACTGATCTTAAAAATAATACGTTCTTTAAAGTGAACGAAGCTCAAATAAATCAGCAGCAAGCGAATAATGATGCCGAAAATAGTTCACAAAAAAGTGCTGAAAGTGAAGAGAAGCAGTATGAAACAATCCTGACAAGCGAGCAATTAGATAATTGGGTTCAAAAATTAATGAACTGTAAGCTATTTGCTTTTGATACAGAAACCAATAGTATTGACCATTTTCATGCACAACTAGTCGGTATTTCTCTCTGTATTACTGCCAATCAAGCTTGTTATATACCAATACACCATTATTATTTAGGTGTACCTAAACAGCTATCTATTGATGAAATAATAGAAAAATTAAAACCAATATTTGAAGATGATAAAATAAAAAAAATAGGTCAGAACGTTAAATTTGATTACAGCGTTCTTGCAAATTATGGTATCACTGTTAAAGGTATTGCTTTTGATACGATGCTTGAGTCTTACGTTCTAAATAGTAATGATCGTCATGACATGGACAGTATGGCTATGAAATACTTAAACCATAAAACAATCACCTATGATGAACTGACTAAAATTGATAGAAAAAAAATCACTATCGATATGGTTGATATAGAAAAAACCGCATTATACGCCAGTGAAGATGCTGATATAACAAAACAGCTTAATGATACATTATGGCCAAGACTTGAAAAAGAAGAGCGATTAAAAAATCTATTCCAAAATATTGAAATGCCGCTAGCCATAATTTTAGCAAATATGGAAAGAATGGGTGTATTAATTGATGAAAAGCAGCTTAATCATTACTCTAAAGAACTAAAAATAAAATTAGATCAACTCGAAAAACAGATCCATGACTTAGCGGGTGAAGTATTTAATATCGCTTCGCCAAAACAGTTACAAGTTATTCTTTTCGAAAAAAATCAACTACCTATTATCAAAAAAACACCTAAAGGTGATCCATCAACCAATGAAGAGGTACTCAGTGAACTAGCGAGTGATTATGAGCTACCACGTTTAATTCTTGAATATAGGGGCTTAGCTAAACTTAAAAATACTTATACAGATAAGCTCCCCTTAATGATCAGTGAAAAAGATGGTCGAATACACACAAATTATAATCAAATTGGGACTGTAACGGGCCGTTTATCATCAAATGATCCTAATCTACAAAATATTCCTGTTCGTAATGAAGAAGGCCGTAAAATACGCCAAGCTTTTATCGCACCAAAAGGTTATAAAATAGTTTCAGCTGACTATTCTCAAATAGAGCTACGTATTATGGCGCACTTATCACAAGATAAAAATCTTCTTGAAGCATTCGCAAATGATAAAGATATTCACCGCTTCACCGCCAGTGAGATTTTAAGTAAAAATGAACATGAAGTAACATCGGAAGAACGTAGACGAGCGAAAGCGGTTAATTTTGGTCTAATTTATGGTATGAGTGCTTTTGGATTATCAAGACAGATTAATATACCGAGAAATGAAGCTAAATTTTATATAGATCGTTATTTTGAACGTTATCCAAGTGTTGAACAGTATATGGAAAATACCCGTTTACTTGCAGCTGAAAAAGGCTATGTCGAAACCTTATCTGGTAGACGACTCTATCTACCGAAAATAAAGTCATCAAATGGCATCGAAAAACGCGCTGCAGAGCGTGCTGCGATCAATGCACCGATGCAGGGTACAGCTGCTGATATAATCAAAACAGCGATGATTGAGATGAGTAAATTTATCCAAACGCAAGATGACAAGATCAAAATGGT
- the mtgA gene encoding monofunctional biosynthetic peptidoglycan transglycosylase, translating to MKRVFRLIKKIIIAFIILSILLVLIFRFINPPGTMLMVQQKIADWDGKQVREWRNFDMISDNIKIAVIAAEDQNFVNHFGFDVDAIERAITYNENSQNIRGASTITQQVAKNLFLWPSRSFIRKGFELWFTLWIELFWSKERILEVYLNSVEWGNGIFGIEAAAQYYFNTSAKKLTLGQASLLAAILPNPRNLSPTHPSQNVINKARWIQEQVKNLDKNSYLNKISSH from the coding sequence ATGAAAAGAGTCTTTAGACTGATTAAAAAAATCATTATCGCATTTATTATTCTTTCGATACTGCTAGTATTAATTTTTCGATTTATTAACCCGCCGGGTACTATGTTAATGGTACAACAAAAAATTGCTGATTGGGACGGTAAACAAGTCAGAGAGTGGCGTAATTTTGATATGATTTCTGATAATATCAAAATTGCAGTTATTGCTGCTGAAGACCAAAATTTTGTGAACCATTTTGGATTTGATGTCGACGCAATTGAGCGCGCAATAACATATAATGAAAATAGTCAAAATATACGTGGCGCAAGTACAATCACTCAACAAGTGGCTAAAAATCTATTTTTATGGCCTTCAAGAAGTTTTATTCGTAAAGGTTTTGAACTTTGGTTTACGTTATGGATAGAGCTATTTTGGTCAAAAGAACGAATACTTGAAGTCTATTTAAATAGTGTTGAATGGGGTAATGGTATTTTTGGTATTGAAGCTGCAGCACAATACTATTTTAACACTAGTGCTAAAAAATTGACCCTTGGGCAAGCGAGTCTGTTAGCTGCGATCTTACCCAATCCTAGAAATTTGAGTCCAACGCACCCTAGCCAAAATGTGATAAATAAAGCACGATGGATACAAGAACAGGTTAAAAATTTAGATAAAAACAGTTATTTAAATAAAATTAGTTCACATTAA
- a CDS encoding YihD family protein, which translates to MACHRIEELIELLEPAWDKEQDLSLLQFLQKLGTEAGFNGELNELSDEILIYHLKMRNSDKCEAIPGIKKDYEDDFKTALLKARGIIK; encoded by the coding sequence ATGGCCTGCCATAGAATAGAAGAGTTAATTGAATTATTGGAACCCGCCTGGGACAAAGAACAAGATTTAAGTTTGTTACAATTTTTACAAAAATTAGGCACAGAAGCTGGCTTTAATGGTGAATTAAATGAACTGAGTGATGAAATACTCATTTATCATTTAAAAATGCGTAATTCCGATAAATGTGAAGCCATTCCAGGAATAAAAAAAGATTATGAAGATGATTTCAAAACTGCTTTATTAAAAGCACGTGGTATCATTAAATAG